The proteins below are encoded in one region of Bombus terrestris chromosome 7, iyBomTerr1.2, whole genome shotgun sequence:
- the LOC100648477 gene encoding major facilitator superfamily domain-containing protein 6 — translation MMESINKELLPIKTHYFLFNAATGPIVPFLPTIAKQLGFSPFLTGTIYTILPISGLVAKPLFGALADKFKIHKIVFLIFQVVVAIALFSIYFIPEIENSANVELTCNKIATIEMCSKNGFPDKIKDDAITEIIHLNVSCQISCKASKELYHEMCSNWKVPQFCDLTNSSSILNNDTFNSTITFDVFHDFYLKRCMYMRIFTAKFSDNIPYTPFCDNYVKTSCLATCHDNPIFNQLLHEVDVPQNSTENSTYQFHSFLWATIISWIGMAVVVSIADAICFNLLGNEGRKEYGKQKMWGSIGFGIFGISAGYLVDLFSEGKIQKDYTCIFYIMLVIMIFDIIVSATLRKKNPEHSEDEPSILWELFTILREGNVLSFGWWCIGAGMCTSVVWNFLFWYIEDLASSSQITRLKTLQGLLTGVQCFLGELPFNFISGNILRRLGHMNVMSLVLLIYAIRFMAYSTISNPWWFLVIEILHGPTLGLCWPTMVSYGDKVTPPGTKATIQGFIGAIFEGIGVSSGSLICGWLINTYGGVIALRVFSVGALLWLSCFWLIQLFLRKFKTSAVHLGHNHLVNYANPDDAIFMSMSRELETY, via the exons ATGATGGAAAGCATAAATAAAGAATTGTTACCAATAAAGACACATTATTTTCTATTCAATGCAG ctACTGGACCAATAGTACCGTTCTTACCAACAATAGCAAAACAGTTAGGcttctctccttttttaactggcACAATATACACGATATTACCAATTTCTGGTTTAGTAGCAAAACCTTTATTTGGAGCATTAGCtgacaaattcaaaattcataagatagtgtttttaatatttcaagttgtAGTTGCGATAGCCttattttcgatatattttatacctGAAATAGAAAATAGTGCAAATGTTGAACTTACTTGTAATAAAATAGCAACTATAGAGATGTGTTCAAAAAATGGATTTCCTGATAAAATTAAAGATGATGCTATAACGGAGATCATTCACTTAAATGTATCATGTCAG ATATCGTGCAAAGCCTCGAAAGAACTTTATCATGAAATGTGCTCAAATTGGAAAGTACCTCAATTCTGTGACTTAACAAATTCAAGctctattttaaataatgatacATTTAATTCTACCATAACATTTGACGTATTTCATGACTTTTAT CTAAAAAGATGCATGTATATGCGTATTTTTACTGCCAAATTCTCAGATAATATACCATATACACCATTTTGTGACAATTATGTAAAAACATCGTGTCTAGCTACATGTCATGATAATCCAATCTTTAATCAATTGTTGCATGAAGTTGATGTGCCTCAGAATTCCACAGAAAATTCAACATACCAGTTTCATTCATTTCTGTGGGCAACTATAATAAGTTGGATTGGAATGGCAGTTGTAGTTAGCATAGCTGATGCTATATGCTTTAATCTCCTTG GAAATGAGGGAAGAAAGGAATATGGAAAACAAAAGATGTGGGGCAGCATTGGTTTTGGCATATTTGGAATAAGTGCAGGATATTTGGTAGACTTATTTAGTGAAGGAAAGATTCAGAAAGATTatacttgtatattttatatcatgtTGGTCATTatgatttttgatattattgtgTCTGCAACTTTAAGGAAG AAAAATCCAGAACACTCTGAGGATGAACCTTCAATATTATGGGAACTATTCACTATCCTTAGGGAGGGTAATGTGTTGTCATTTGGATGGTGGTGCATAGGTGCTGGAATGTGTACTAGCGTAGTGTGGAATTTTCTATTTTGGTATATTGAAGACCTAGCAAGTAGTTCACAAATAACACGGCTGAAAACTTTACAAGGGCTTTTGACCGGTGTACAGTGTTTTCTAGGAGAACTACCATTTAATTTTATCTCAGGAAATATTTTACGAAGATTAGGTCACATGAATGTTATGAGTTTAGTATTATTGATATATGCAATTag GTTTATGGCATACAGTACTATATCAAACCCATGGTGGTTTTTAGTTATTGAAATACTTCATGGACCTACCTTAGGTCTTTGTTGGCCAACAATGGTATCATATGGTGATAAAGTAACACCACCTGGTACTAAAGCTACTATACAAGGATTTATTGGTGCTATATTCGAAGGAATTG GAGTATCAAGTGGCAGTTTAATATGTGGATGGTTAATAAACACATATGGTGGTGTTATAGCGTTAAGAGTATTTTCAGTAGGAGCGTTATTGTGGCTATCTTGCTTCTGGTTGATTCAATTGTTTTTACGAAAATTTAAAACATCGGCGGTACATTTGGGTCATAATC ATTTGGTAAATTACGCTAATCCAGATGATGCTATTTTTATGTCCATGAGTCGCGAATTAGAAACTTATTAA